tacccagcgtgcgacagagctgcaggagttaagactatctatctatcttctATCAGACCAAACTGTCAGCAGCCCTCCTTGGCAGCTGCGGCGCTGTAGAGAAATCCGAGGTGGAAGAGGGAGCTCTTCAGAGGAGCTGCAGCTGTCGCTCGTGTTTTATTCGGCTTGTAGCCATGGCTCGGTTCGCTGCCTTACTGCTTTTACCTGTTCTCATTGAATCGGTATtttctatttctttctttctacCTGTAAATTCAAGAAAATGTCTACGGGAAGAGATTCACAAAGACGTGCTCGTCACAGGGGAGTATGATATCAACGACGAGTCCAACACTAAAACCAACCTGAAGGTGAGTTTGATGATGTTTGGGTAATACCGACATTGCTCGGCTAAGCTAGTTAGCTGCTCACTGTTAGCATTGAAGGCCCAAAACGTAGTTCGGTCATATTATTTCCCGATGAGAAGTAACGTTATCACAACGAAATGCAATACGTGGATATAACCTCAGCGCCCTGTTATGTGTGTATTTGCTTCCAATAGCGGATAAATTATTTTAAAGTCTTGTTCACAACTGTTGTTAGTTTGTAGCTAACTCTGGTTAGCtttgctagctaactttagcctgATTGGGCCTGTGACACATCCTTCCTGGTTCTTACCCTGGGAACATGTGTTTGACATGAAATAGGTAGGATTGTACATTTCTCAAACCACGTTCATGAAGTATTACATGTGTAAAGGAATTGGGAAAAAATGTGCAGATCAGAGCTAACTGTTATTGTGTTGCTAACCCCATTTTTAATGTTTTAGTGTCAGTTGAGTTGGTGAACATTCATTCAGGATGTTACACGTCAGTCTTAACTCCCCCCCCCATCAACCACTCTGTGATACGTGTAACCTGCTAGCTAGGCTAGTTATGTTAGCATGCTGTAGATTTATCATGTGGATGTCAGCACAGGGAACGCAGGATTTAAAATAGGTATATCATttgccgcggcttttgtggagcgatgggtaacgatgcttcgtgggtgactgttgttgatgtgtgcagagggtccctggtccGAGCCCGGGTAatggcgaggggacggtctaaagttatacgaTTACATTTAGCACATTATTGTGTGAGTTCTTTTCATTACACGTCATTTAAGTAAACGCATGATAAGGCAGCTGTCATAACGTGTGATCTATCAAGTTTTTTTTATTCGTGTCATTTTGTTATTGCCACCTGTTTTTAGATCACAGACTCATCGGGACACATCCTCTACTTGAAGGAAGATGCAACGAAAGGGAAGTTTGCCTTCACAACAGAAGATTATGACATGTTTGAAGTGTGCTTTGAGAGCAAGTCACCAATGGGTAAGTCAGTCTACGTCCCAAAACGGCTCCCTGTTTAAGTGCACTACTACTTTGACCAGAGGGCCTATAGAGCTCCTGGACAAAAAGTAGTTCCttaaatggggaatagggtggcatttgggacataGATAATGTGTATAGTTTTGTGGTGGTACTCCTTCACCTAGATGTTTGCAAAGAGCAGGCACTGCTTTATGCCATCCAGCCACTGCATTATGACGTCCACAAGTAGTGTCTTGTGACAAAGTGTTAACAAGTGAGTAGCTCGCCTGAATACCAGTCTGTTATCATTCCACTCCCCTTGCCACTCTTTGTAATGCTATTACATtctgggaaagtattcagaccccttgactgtttcAAAATTATTctaaaaattgattaaatatttctTTCCTTATcagtatcccataatgacaaagcaaaaagttatttttattttatttcattttttgcaaatatatacaaaaattgctgcttatttacataagtgttcagaccctttgctttgagacgagaattggagctcaggtgcatcctgtttccattgatcatccttgatgtttctacaacttggagtccacctgtggtaaattcaattgattggacatgatttggaaaggcacacacctgtctatataaggtcccacagttgacatgcATGtcagcaaaaaacaagccatgaggtggaaggaattgtccgtagacctccgagacaggattgtgtcgattgtgcacagatctggggaagggtaccaa
The nucleotide sequence above comes from Oncorhynchus masou masou isolate Uvic2021 unplaced genomic scaffold, UVic_Omas_1.1 unplaced_scaffold_8225, whole genome shotgun sequence. Encoded proteins:
- the LOC135537592 gene encoding transmembrane emp24 domain-containing protein 10-like, with protein sequence MARFAALLLLPVLIESVFSISFFLPVNSRKCLREEIHKDVLVTGEYDINDESNTKTNLKITDSSGHILYLKEDATKGKFAFTTEDYDMFEVCFESKSPMGTGRVPDQLVNLDMKHGVEAKNYEEVSRDQAFHLTRGRCCSSAVS